The genomic segment AGTGAAACCTGGAGCTATCAGCTACCTGCCAATGAATAATACATCTGAATATATCGATGCCCTGCCGCTGACGGATAGTGAGAAAGCGGCACTGCTAAAGAGCGACATTCGCGCCGTGCAAACGGCGCTGGATGGTGAGCATCATCAGTTTACCCGTGATGATGACACCCCGCTGGGGTCAGTAAAGGCGCGTCTGGAGCAGGCATGGCCAGCGTCGCTGGCAGAAGGGCAGTTGATCAAAGACGACGAAGGACGCGACCAGCTCCAGGCGATGCCGAAGGCGACACGTTCCTCCATGTTCCCCGATCCGTGGCGTACCAACCCGGTCGGCCGTTTCTGGGATCGCTTGCGTGGGCGCGACGTTACCCCGCGCTACCTGTCGCGTTTGACTAAAGAAGAGCAGGCCTCCGAGCAGAAATGGCGTACCGTGGGAACCCTGCGTCGCTACACGCTGCTGCTGCTAACGCTGGCGCAAACGGTGGTCGCGACCTGGTATATGAAAACCATTCTGCCATACCAGGGCTGGGCGCTGATCAACCCGTTTGACATGGTGGGCCAGGATATCTGGGTATCCTTCATGCAGTTGCTGCCTTATATCCTGCAAAGCGGCATTCTTCTGCTGTTTGCCGTTCTCTTCTGCTGGGTATCTGCCGGTTTCTGGACGGCGCTGATGGGCTTCCTGCAACTGCTGATGGGGCGAGACAAATACAGCATTTCAGCGTCGACGGTCGGGGATGAACCCCTCAATCCCAAGCACCGTACCGCGCTTATTATGCCTATCTGTAATGAAGACGTTGACCGCGTGTTCGCGGGGCTGCGGGCAACCTGGGAGTCCGTAAAGGCGACCGGCAACGCTGCCCATTTCGACGTTTACATCCTGAGCGACAGTTACAACCCGGATATCTGCGTGGCAGAGCAAAAAGCCTGGATGGAGCTGATTGCTGAAGTGCAGGGCGAAGGCCAGATTTTCTACCGCCGCCGCCGCCGCCGTGTGAAGCGTAAAAGCGGTAACATTGATGACTTCTGCCGTCGCTGGGGGAATCAGTATAGCTACATGGTGGTGCTGGATGCAGACTCCGTGATGAGCGGTGACTGCCTGAGCGGTCTGGTTCGCCTGATGGAGGCTAACCCGAATGCCGGTATCATTCAGTCCTCGCCAAAAGCTTCTGGTATGGACACCCTCTATGCGCGCTGCCAGCAGTTCGCGACTCGGGTTTATGGGCCGTTGTTTACTGCCGGTCTGCACTTCTGGCAACTGGGCGAGTCTCACTACTGGGGCCACAACGCCATCATTCGCGTGAAACCGTTCATTGAGCACTGCGCGCTGGCGCCATTGCCAGGTGAAGGCTCCTTTGCCGGTTCCATTCTGTCCCACGACTTCGTGGAAGCGGCGCTGATGCGTCGCGCAGGGTGGGGCGTCTGGATTGCCTACGATCTGCCTGGATCGTATGAAGAGCTGCCGCCGAACCTGCTGGATGAGCTTAAGCGTGACCGTCGCTGGTGCCACGGTAACCTGATGAACTTCCGCCTGTTCCTGGTGAAAGGGATGCACCCGGTGCACCGTGCGGTATTCCTGACGGGGGTGATGTCCTATCTGTCTGCACCGCTATGGTTCATGTTCCTGGCACTCTCAACCGCGTTACAGGTGGTACATGCCCTGACGGAACCGCAGTACTTCCTGCAGCCGCGTCAGCTGTTCCCGGTGTGGCCGCAGTGGCGTCCGGAACTGGCAATCATGCTGTTTGCCTCAACCATGGTGCTGCTGTTCTTACCTAAGCTGCTCAGTATCATTCTTATCTGGTGCAAAGGCTCGAAGGAGTACGGCGGATTCTGCCGCGTGACGATCTCTCTGCTGCTGGAGGTATTGTTCTCCGTGCTTTTGGCTCCGGTTCGCATGCTGTTTCACACCGTGTTTGTGGTCAGCGCCTTCCTGGGATGGGAAGTGGTCTGGAACTCACCACAGCGCGACGATGACTCTACGCCGTGGAGTGAAGCCTTTATGCGCCACGGTTCCCAGCTGTTGTTGGGCCTGGTGTGGGCCGCTGGCATGGCGTGGCTGGATCTCCGCTTCCTGTTCTGGCTGGCACCTATCGTCTTCTCGCTGATCCTGTCACCGTTTGTGTCGGTGATCTCAAGCCGCTCGACGATAGGTTTGCGAACCAAGCGCTGGAAGCTGTTCCTGATCCCGGAAGAGTATTCACCGCCGCAGGTACTGGTTGATACGGACAAATACCTTGAGCTTAACCGTCGCCGCTCTTTGAGTGATGGCTTTATTCACGCGGTGTTCAACCCGTCATTCAATGCCCTCGCGACGGCTATGGCGACTGCGCGTCACCGTGCAAGTCAGGTGCTGGAAATTGCTCGCGATCGTCACGTTGAGCAGGCTTTAAACGAAACGCCGGAAAAACTGAACCGCGACCGTCGTCTGGTTCTGCTAAGCGATCCGGTCACCCTGTCCCGACTTCACTATCGCGTGTGGTCTGCGCCGGAGAAATACTCTTCGTGGGTGAACTACTATAAGACACTTGAGCTTAATCCACTGGCGCTGAAGGCGAAGTAAGTCCCAGGACTGGCTATAAATAAAATACCGGCGTAATGCCGGTATTTTTATGAGGTGAGAAATGAAAATAGTCATCGTGGTGATGATGACACTGCTGCTGAGCGG from the unidentified bacterial endosymbiont genome contains:
- the mdoH gene encoding glucans biosynthesis glucosyltransferase MdoH is translated as MNNTSEYIDALPLTDSEKAALLKSDIRAVQTALDGEHHQFTRDDDTPLGSVKARLEQAWPASLAEGQLIKDDEGRDQLQAMPKATRSSMFPDPWRTNPVGRFWDRLRGRDVTPRYLSRLTKEEQASEQKWRTVGTLRRYTLLLLTLAQTVVATWYMKTILPYQGWALINPFDMVGQDIWVSFMQLLPYILQSGILLLFAVLFCWVSAGFWTALMGFLQLLMGRDKYSISASTVGDEPLNPKHRTALIMPICNEDVDRVFAGLRATWESVKATGNAAHFDVYILSDSYNPDICVAEQKAWMELIAEVQGEGQIFYRRRRRRVKRKSGNIDDFCRRWGNQYSYMVVLDADSVMSGDCLSGLVRLMEANPNAGIIQSSPKASGMDTLYARCQQFATRVYGPLFTAGLHFWQLGESHYWGHNAIIRVKPFIEHCALAPLPGEGSFAGSILSHDFVEAALMRRAGWGVWIAYDLPGSYEELPPNLLDELKRDRRWCHGNLMNFRLFLVKGMHPVHRAVFLTGVMSYLSAPLWFMFLALSTALQVVHALTEPQYFLQPRQLFPVWPQWRPELAIMLFASTMVLLFLPKLLSIILIWCKGSKEYGGFCRVTISLLLEVLFSVLLAPVRMLFHTVFVVSAFLGWEVVWNSPQRDDDSTPWSEAFMRHGSQLLLGLVWAAGMAWLDLRFLFWLAPIVFSLILSPFVSVISSRSTIGLRTKRWKLFLIPEEYSPPQVLVDTDKYLELNRRRSLSDGFIHAVFNPSFNALATAMATARHRASQVLEIARDRHVEQALNETPEKLNRDRRLVLLSDPVTLSRLHYRVWSAPEKYSSWVNYYKTLELNPLALKAK